The segment ATCACGcgttatcaattattagttatCGGTTACGttggcattaactacgggataACCGTTTGATGATTCggaataattataaatttccgATAATTGATTTATCGAAAGTTCGGAGTACAATGGAACTTTATCTCGTAAATCATGATAATGAGGAAACTTTCTGCTTGAATCTGAGGGCGAATAATCCATTTAATGCCCGTGAAATACTCGATCTTATCGAGTGATCGGATCTTCTGTCGCGTGACCCAGGGTGTACGTGTAGGACCTTTAATTAAAAGGAATGACGGAGGAAAGTCAATCAGTAGGCAATCGGAAAATTGATCGTACACTTTGACGTTGCAGGTAATATATTAGCGAGACAAAGAATGTGGCATAGCAGCAAGAAGCAATCTTTTACTTATTCCCCCGTTACGTCGACAAATTCCCGAAACAGAAGCGGCTGATGAATAAAAGAGAAGCGACGGGGGTAAGTGTCAAAGCTCGAATTCTGAATAACACGCGGTGCCTAAAAAATGCCTTTGATTATCCCTTCCTCTAAGTTCATCGCAGAGAAGCTCGGGGTATCACGCCTCCGCTGTTTCATTAGCAACCCTTCAAGTGTAAGGGGAGAGCCTATATCAAAGTATCTTCACATGGGGTGAATACGCTGATTGGAGGGTAAAAGCGACGGAGCCCAGACAACACGAATATTTCTAAAAGCTGCGCTCGTGCTATACAGTGGGCCGGAAATAGCACGCCGTAATGGAATAGAAATTGACTCTGGAATTTCTCGAATCAGAATCGGTTTAACTGTCGCCATCGATAGCTGACCATTTCTCGCGATACGTATTTCAAACCGTTTGGAAAAATTTATGAGCATTCCTCTCTTTTTCTTTGCTTGCGAGAGTAGGTATCGATAGCTTGAGTGGTGAAATTTATTTGTCTTTGCAATTTTATTGCAATGCTTACTCAAGAAAAAATGGGGACACATGTAGGAACACAATTTTGGGAAGTTGGAATTGTGAAATGTTCATGTTTTCATTATCAACTAATTCTGATGGTTGTCTTTAgttgaatattcgagtattttgTTATTATGGTTCTTCGGCTTCGCTCGACATCAACCTCCTATACATTCACCCCAAAAAGTTCATCAACTGGAGTTACTTACTCACTACTTTACTGGAGAACCATCAttcgaagaagagaagaaaaaaatataataattcttcTTCAACAGATTACGTTTTGTCTTACAAACAAGTTATGGtataactagcaaaatacccccgcgcttcgcttcgggcctaggagatattaaggactccacgaaaacacatttcaccccttttcaccacccccttaggggttgattcgGGAAAAATCATGAAATGGTTttcaggcatttgtgtgggtaacctttcgtaAGTAAAAGCCAAGTTGATagctaatcgggcctaagaaataataaggggtccgagaaaacatatttcaccccatTCGGGttggaatttgaaaaaatcCGTTCTTATccagcacctacgtcgcaaaaggaatattcTCCtttgaatttcatgtttctaggatCAGCGGTTTGGgttggacggtgatgaatcagtgacacaacgattatataagtatagatcATAAACACATGtcgcaagaaaaaaatgttCGTCCTACCATCCTCGTCAACAGCCTGAAGTTCGGTCACGCTATTTCGATACATTGTAAAAGTTATTGCAAAGGgtttttccgtttttgtaataaaatgaatttcgTAAACTATATGCTGCTGCTTTCAAGTCGTAATTTATAGTTAAAACCCTGTATTTTCCGATGATGactctttcacagatttctcttccatatttcaagaggttttcataaattttgaaatgttAATCACGGACGTTGCGGGCGATTTCGgcttaagtggaattcgcccttagTATGCTATAAggaaacgacaaaacaaacagtTTTCCTTTGTACCATTTTCCTATACAACCCCTTTCAGCAAGCTTACAGGCCTTTGAAGTTTCGAGCCTACCCAGTGAAGTTCGACAAACTGCCTATCAACAGGCGCTGGTCGGTAATAACGTTCTAAAGCTTTTAACTTTATTATATGACATTGCACAGGGAAGTAACCCTAAAGAAAAACGTTTGCCTTGTTGTACCCTAtggcatactaaatttctggCAACTTACAGTAGCTTTTGCAATACATCGAAATACCACAATGAAATTTCAAGGTGTTGAGAAGAATGCTaagacaaacatttttttctttgttacttGAAAAAGGAAAATATGGTCTTGGATTGATTagtttcattttatttattaacgtaGTATATAgctgtaataaataatatttcattacgAAGAAGACATCCAGACGCCGTGTAATTTATTTCCTCCCCCTTTTTGTACATTCCCACAGAATCATGGGTAATATTACAAACACCTTGTTATATTCTTTAGCCAGAATTATTACGGATCACAACAGTTCTATACAGAAGAGTGATCAGGAATACCTTAATGCGATTGCAGTTTACGAACATCCAGGGAAAGGATCTACCCTGTTCGTTCTTAAGATAAATTGAATCTTTCTAGACATATCTTCGTCGTAAATAGCTTTACTTTTCTCAAAATTTATTCTCCGTCTTGTCTGCGTTGGTTTCTCGTAATACCTAGTACGTCTAAATTGCTCGAAAATCTTCTCCTGCCCTAATATACGATTCAGAACACGACAAGCTTTCTCTACATTGTTGTCTTTGACCATAATGGTTCGTGCAATAAATTGAGCATGTCGTCGTAAACCCATCTGAAACAAGACATCTACATTGAATCGTTTTTGAACTATTTACGGTTTCCTTTCTCCATTGCGTAACAATGCATTTCGATCGcaaataaaattctaatttaatttacGCGTCTCTGTGTAGGCTAGAAGGCATACTATTACGCCATTGAATAATCGTAAGCATAAATTAGTTTGCCATCGAAAATAgctttaaatttcaaattactaTCTCATATATATTCCATTTAATTCGTGCTACGATACACTCtgctttaatatttaaattgatCGAATTTAAAAAGTGTGTGTTTTATAGGTTAGGTACACGTTGAAACTGTATTCACGTTTAAAAACAATGCTTCAAATTTGTCATATCAATGAATAGAGATGATAATTACTTcggaaattaaataaagtaccttgCGTTCTATTTATGCACAAATTTCCAAATTGAATTCACGTAAACTCGAAAACGACCTAACCACTCACTCTAGCAGACGCACT is part of the Andrena cerasifolii isolate SP2316 chromosome 1, iyAndCera1_principal, whole genome shotgun sequence genome and harbors:
- the Mrps21 gene encoding mitochondrial ribosomal protein S21, which produces MGLRRHAQFIARTIMVKDNNVEKACRVLNRILGQEKIFEQFRRTRYYEKPTQTRRRINFEKSKAIYDEDMSRKIQFILRTNRVDPFPGCS